CATTTGttttgaccaaaatacccttcaaAAAGTGGTCATGCACCACCTCTTTTGTCTACTTTTATAATGGAGTTATTATTGCAAGTGACCcattagtgtagtggtttagaaagaaaagaaaaaaaattcttgcaCGAATGGTTTTGGTTTGAGTCCTCGCATGAGCATGTGCGAGTTTAGTGAATTTTGACCCTTTTCAATATGAGaggccccaaaaaaaaaaaaaaaagaaaaaaagaaaaaaaaagaggttaCTATttccagaaaagaaaaagaaaactaaagttatgagaccaaaatgtaaaatcCCAAAAGTATGGAGGTAAACTTGTAATTGACCCAAaaggtattaaaaaaaaaaaaaaaaaaacccacctACTTTTGGCCATATGAACATCAGGGCttcaagtgttttttttttttctgggtcAACATCAGGGCTTCAAGTTGAAAACCTCTACCTTGTCGAAATAAGGAAAAGGCAGTTACTCTCAAACTGTCCAGTGAATACAGCTGCTTATTCTCGGTCGACCAAACTGTAAAcataattctctctctctctcactgaaGCATCATCCCCAGCAGGCAGCAGTAAATACAGCAAGCATAATCTCCCAAATGGTAAGCTTTCTGTTCTTTCTACTAATTCTTTTAATTCTACTTAGTAGcaaagttttgattttggattttggagtAATTTGCTATTCTGAAGGCCATGTCATTTGTCACGTATCTCATGACTGATAATTTGGTGATAATATGCAATTGGTCATCATATGTTCGATGAAATGCCACAAAAGAGATTTGGCTTCAAACGCTAGGCACTGTATTTGATTTGCAGATTGAGATGTTGAACAAATCAACAGtagtaaaacaaaaagttcATTAAGTAGTTAGTATTTTACaacatgggaaaaaaaaaaaaaaaattacttttgCGCTATGGTATGAATATGATTAGTACCCTTATGTCCATCCCattgaatttattttctagAACATATTTTGTGAGACACACAGTTGGTACTGGTTCAAAGgatcaaatttaattttctttttgttctttttgtttttggttggtATACAACTGTTGAATACAACCCCTCCTCACAACAACAGGTCATGTGACTAAGGTTGAAAGTGGGAGTGGGTTTGTATATTCTCAtcattttgtgtttgttttaagCTCTTTTTGAGTATCTGCTCGAAGGATATATGGTAATTCAGATGTGtaaacattttgttttttcctatttttctgCTTTGTACAGCTATGTTCACTCTTTTAAGGTTGTTGATGACGGGTTTGTTGTCAATCATCAATGTGTACGCATCCCAATTGAAGCTGATATTCAGGAGGAGAAGTACACTGAGATATTATTCTTCTGTGAATTCAGCACTATCTTCCATAATTCTGTCAGAGGATGAAACCTCAACACTTGAAGATACCGTTGCTGCTGATAATGGTTTTTTTCTGAGTGCAAAAAGCTATCCTACTGACTTTAGAGGAATAAACGAACTTTATTGTGGTGAAGATGACGTTTGTGAGCCTGTTGACACtggtttcttgttttccaTTAATGAGAGACCAGATGAAGATGAAATGAAAAGATTAATGTTAATACTCGCAAAGCGTGGATGGAATCTTGGTTGTCAAAATGGGTATAATATCTATCTGAATCAGTTGAACACTATAGAGCTTTTGAACGATCTGTTTGAGGAGACTTTGGATGCTAAACTTGTTCTATACTTCTTCAAGTGGTCAGAATGCTGTTCTGGATCAAAGCATACAGTACGAACCATATGTAGAATGATCCATATTTTGGTTTCTGGGAACCTGAATCATAGAGCAGTGGATCTGATATTGCGTCTTGTGAGAAATCATGGTGACGAGGAGTCATGTGATTCATTGCTAGAAGTCCTTTATGAAACCCATAGCGAAATAAGGGTTTTAGAAACCACATGTAGCATGCTTGTCAATGGTTATATTCAGGAAGGCATGGTGAACATGGCTTTAAAAATAGCATGTCAAATGAAGCACCTAAACATCTTTCCTTCAAATGGGGTGTGTAACTCACTACTGCAGGCATTATTAGGATCAAAGCAGTTGGAATTGGCATGGGATTTTCTGGAAGTTATGCGGACAAGAGGGATGGGTTTAAATGCAGCTATGATGAGCTTATTCATTAATAAGTACTGTAGTGAGGGTGATCTGGAAAGTGGTTGGAAGTTGCTCttggaaatgaaaatttatggGATTCAACCTGATGTGGTTTCATTTACAATTGTTATTAACTCACTTTGCAAGATGTCTTATCTGAATGAAGCCACCGCTTTATTGTTTAAGATGACTCAGTTGGGTATTTCTCCTGATCCAGTTCTACTTAGTTCAATTATTGATGGTCACTGTAAGCTGGGGCAGACAGAGGTAGCAATAAGCATATTGAAGATTTTCAATACTCCCctcaatattttcatatacAATAGCTTCATTTCAAAGTTATGCACAGATGGTAATATGGCTGAAGCTTCTAGCCTGTTTCATGAGATGTCTATGTTGGGCTTGCTCCCTGATTGCTTTTGTTACTCTACTATAATTGATGGATACTGCAAAGTGAGAGACATTGATAGAGCTTTTCAGTATTTTGggaaaatgttaaaaaatgGAATCACACCATGTGTTACCACATACACATCCCTCATTGATGCTTATTGTAAGTCTGGAAACATGGAAATGGCAGAATATTCGTTTCACAAGATGATTTCGGAGGGTTTGGCACCTGATATTGTTACATTCAACACCTTAATGGATGGCTTTGGTAGGAAGGGACACTTACAAAAGGTTTTTGGGCTCTTAGATATGATGAATTCTTCCAATGTTTCACCTGATATTGTGACATATAACACTCTCATTCATAGTCTAGTCACAAGAGGATTTGTAATCGAGGCAAAAGAAATTTTGTTTGAGCTAATCAAAAGGGGTTTCTCTCTGGATGTGGTCACATTCACTAACCTTATTGATGGGTTTTCAAAGAAGGGGAACTTTGAGGAAGCCTTTTTTGTGTGGTTCTACATGAGCGAGCATGATGTGAAACCTGATGTAGTGACATGCAGTGCTCTTCTCAATGGATACTGTAGAGAGCGTCGAATAGAAGAAGCTAATGTTTTGTTTCACAAGATGCTTAATATTGGATTACGTCCAGATCTGATACTGTACAACACTCTGATTCATGGGCATTGTAGTTTTGGGAGCTTGGATGATGCATGCACCTTGATAAGTATGATGATTGAACATGGTATCTTTCCTAATAACATTACTCACCAGGCACTTGTCCTTGGGTTTAGAAAAAAGAGGGTAATGAATCCTGTAGAAACTGCAAATCTTAAGTTGCAACAGATACTGCTCAAATATGGTATTCATGTTGATGTTGATGAATATCTGAGAGAGCAACCAGGAAGCTGCAAGCAATTACCAGCTTGACCAGAGTACTAGATGCTCAGGTGTTCTCACTTCTTATAACCCGAGCAGGAGCAGAAGTCGAGCACTAGCTTGATGCTTGGGGTGTTCCTATGACTTCAGCACTAAGCGCATGCTTTGCTTGAGCACTAGCTCAATGCTCTGGATGTTATCTCATGCCCCAAGCACGTGCTTTGACTTGGGCACTTTGATCACATAACAGATTATGATGGAGCAGTTACCAGTAGAATATTTAAGACTCCAGTTACTTGATGTCGAGCCTAAGGATCATGAATGGACTCACTAAAAGTATAAGAGATAAGGGGCACTTAAAAATGCTCAGACCACTGCAGAGTCAAAgatggattttctttttatcctGAAGGTGAATAAGGTGATATTTTTCACTAAATTGTTCAAATTCTCATTGTTTGCTGCTGCCCATTGTTCAATCATAGTGCTTAAAGGTAGCACGAGAATGTTGCGTCAGATAATATGAATTCTTCCTTCGGCTTTCAAAATCTTTAGACTACACGAGATATtccttgtttccttttttttcttttctttttttgtcataGTTCTTCTAATGATATACGTTCTAAATGTTTGGCCACTGGAAttaaattctttctttcttcccttttttttttttttttgttgttgacaaTATTCACCACGTAGAGCAGCAATGTATCTTTTGAAAAAGAATATATTGAAAAGCACCGTGTGTATCAAATGTTGGGAAAATCTTTTGTAAGTAAGAATGTCAATTTAGCTCCTGCACCATGTGTTTTCTCCCTCTCCATCTCTCCCTCTTTGTAAATCTTGCTTTCCTGTATATCCAAATAGATCCCTCCCTAGAAGATAAAGATGACGGGCTTATTACACGCTTATCCCCTATGGTAAGACCCAAAAACAGAGAATTTACTTTACATGGATGATACTTAGTCAATGACCATGGAACCCTTTGagtacaaaataattaaaggtTTCCAGTAGTCCATTCTATCCTTCTCTGGTCTGAAAGTTCGGATCTTGGCTTCACATGTTAGTCGTTTTCCactctttttgcttttttgagTTGTATGAAGGAATAATAAAGATTGAGCTAATAGATTGGGTCAAACATGAGCGCTTGTGTAAGAGCaccatttttaattttaaatgcaTCTGTTTTTCGACCAAAAATCAACCACTAAATCAGGGCAGCCAAATCATCTTATCAAGTCTTCTATAGCCAGACGTGTCATGGACTCTCCTAAGAAGGGTTCGTAAATGTGCTTATATGGTGCATGTACATTTTAGTAATATGAAATCTCgctctctctatctcttgACTTTTGTAGTTATGTATATTATGCTTActttgtttagaatttttcttctaataaCATTCTTTGTAACTATTTGATCAATCTTTTGCAGATAAGTGTCTCAACTCAGCACAGCTATCAAAGGTTAATGAGACACCAGTGTGGTGTCGCCAAGAACTCTTTAGAAGTCGGGTGGATTCGATTTGGAAAGCAGGTGAGTTGAAGTTGCAGAAGATGGGGTTTTTTAACGAAAAGCACCACATGTATGTAATGTAGGATCAATCTTTTGCAGATAAGAGTCTCAACTCAGCGCAGCTATCAAAGGTTAATGAGACACCAGTGTGGTGTCGCCAAGAACTCTTTAGAAGTCTGGTGGATTCGATTTGGAAAGTAGGTGAGTTGGAGTTGCAGAAGATGGGGTTTGAAGATTATGGTAATGTACTATTGCATTGTGTGAAAAAGATATATACTCTTGATAGTGTCCCAAAAGGGTGGGAATTCTTGGTGAAGAGTAAGTCTTGATGACACTAGGATTACAAGTCAAGATCTTAGTATATTACCTGCAAAGGTCCATGATTCTTAGGGATTGAGATTCATCCATATATGGAAAGTGATTTGAGTAAGGATTTCTAGATGTGAGAGAAGAAGTTAGTGTTGGATTCGGATACAGGCGATGCAGATCTAAGTTGATTCGAGCATTATTCAGCGCGAGTCCAACTACACTGAGCACAAGTCCAAACTGAAGTGTTCGGATAGCACCACAATTGTTTTGGCTAGGTTGTATTGTATGGAAGTGGTTGTTTTGCTCTACTATATGAAAAGCTCTTGCTTAGCAGCACAATTGTTTTGATCTGCCCAACAGATCATTGACTGATGTGGCTAAACAATGACATGAAAAAAGTTCAATGGAATTTGAGGGTACTTTTGTCCTGCGAACTCCTGGGGTAACAGGTGTTGTGCTCTGAGGTTGGTTTTTCATGTGCACTCCCACAAAAATTGATAGTAACAACTTGTATCAGTGACAGTTTGTGATGGAAATCGTGAATTACATATAACAACATTAGCTGGCTTTCTGGAAAtgtaaaaattaaacaagttCTAATCGCTACCTTGACCGcaattttagatttttaaaGGTTAACGAACATGCTAAAACTTGTGGATATTAAAATTGAATGGGAAGTGCAACGAGCAAGAGCACAATATACAAGAAAGTTAAGGGAGGGGTGTTTTCAGCAAATTTGGTACCTCtctttgtcttttttattctCGATTTTTTATCCAAATTTGGTTAACTCTTGGATTTCTAATGTACCACTTGGATTAGAAGCCAATGATAACCAAGACAAGGAGCGAACGATAACCATTGTAGCTGCAATTTTAATGCCATCTATTAGCAGTTATAATTTatggactttttttttaaaattgttttcggGTCAAGGTGAAAGACTGGAACTCTAACAACACGAAAACACCCATCTTTCTctaagcaaaagaaaaaaaaaaaaaaatgttacgATGATAACCCATCTCTCTCATGCTCACTCTGATTCATGTCATACTCATTTCTTATTTCTGAGGAAATTATCGATATTCATCTAGAACAAACCCTACAACAACTGAAAGAAATTGGTGACAGTCACATGTGAATCAAAAAATTAGCTccaaactaaataaataatcatatTAAACATGGCAATTGACTAAGACACGAAGACCCATTGAAcatataaacaagaaaaagcaGGTCGTCCCTTAGAACGAGTTCTAGTGATTAGGGATTGCACttgtaaatataaattaagtaAGAATATTCAATCAAGCGACACAAGAGATTACGTGGTTCACCTATAATCGGGCTACGTCCACAGGATGTTTGGTATTTTCACTattgaatgaagaaagaaCAAGAGATATAAAGTGTTTGATCCTCACAACCCAAATCCCAATTACACCCATCACACTCATAATCATGACGAACAAGATCAAATATTGATAACATAGGAGGTGAGTTCTTGCATGTGGATGTGGGAAGAACTCGGAGGAACCTCTCTCAAGTTTGAGAGTGGCCTTTATATAATAGTTTGGAAATAATCAAATGCTTGTAGAAGTAGGCTTCTTAATTAGCCTCACCCTCCGTTTGGATGAAGGAAAACAACTCggaatttagctaaaaattgggaaataaaaaggagaaattgacaattctCTTGTTTGGCAAGTTAAGTGcggaatttattaaatgacgcgcataaaaaaattgtgaaaattggAGTATCAAATTCCCgagtttaatttccttcaAAATAGGCatcatttcacaatttccatagtgccatttacaaaattctatcatttacaaaattcaacatacataaatccaaacactgaaatcttcaatttccagaaattgaaatgatggaaatcaaaattccgtcattttagaattctatgtaattttcaatttcttcatccAAATGGAGGGTCAAAGTAGAAGTCAATATCTGAAGAGAATTCCAATTTATATGAAGCTCAGCCTTAGGTAATTTTAACCACAAACAGAAGTCCCCCAAGTCCCTAGACAAGAGTCTTGTTTGGGGAGGTGCCCAAAAATTATTGATGATGCCGAGCTGAATATTAATTGCTTCAAAGTTGTAGATTGAGCTAAATTCTTATGCAGGAAAATATTTGATGTAGACGATTTTATTATGTCGATAAACATGATCACTCACTAGTTTGGACCTTTCGTCCCCATGAGCTTGACAATTGCTAGGTTGGATGGTCCACTTGACCATTGTAGAATTTTGTTGTAGAATAATTTGGGGAAATAAAGTGTCTATAATAATGATGGAGACCTAAATGCAACAAAATTTGAGCTTGGACCTTTCGTCCATATAGGCTCGATAAAAATTGAGATGGGACCTTTTGTCCATATAAGCTTCATAAAAATTTGAGTCGGGACCTTTCATCATCCAGAGATCAATAAAAATGGAGCTTGCACCTTTCGTCCATATGAGCTCGATAAAACATTGAGTCGGGACGTTTCGTCATCCATAACTCGATAAAAATGGAGCTTGGACCTTTCGTCCATTAGAGTTCGACAAAAAATTGAGCCGGGACCTTTCATCCACCTGGGGTCGATAAAAATGAGGCTTAGACCTTTCGTCCATCTAAGCTCGAAAAATCTCAAGGTTAGACCTTTCGTCCACCTGAGCCCCCACTCGAGGTTGCTGAAGAATTGGAGAAATTTCAATGTTGAATAATCGCCATCTCGATGAAATTGTAGAATGTCCTTGTAGAATAATATGTCGACTCCAAGTGGTGAAACAATCATGGGACTCCAATAAAAGTCCCCAGTTATGGAGCCAAGATAGCCTTGTAGGATGTAGAAAACTTCCACTTTGATATTATTCAGAACACTGGCAATCTTGTAGTCCCACTTGGCAAGTATCCCAAGCATCGACGAATCGCTTGACATTTGCTTTGTGTTTTCTTGACGTAGCATAAGGTCTAGCATTATTCACGCCAGCGTGGTATGCAACTTCATAGTTGTGACCCAATAGTTTAAGTAGCCATTTTTCCTAAGTAGGGGTCATGATTCTTTGTTCCAAGAAATATGGTGTTCCgtcaaaattttaaacttCCTACCCAAGAGATATGGGCACCAATGTCATCATCTATCATCTCTTTGTCATAGACAGACAAGATTTTGTGCTTGTCAGATAGAGTCTTGCTGAGGTACGCAATGGGATGACAATCTTATGAAAGAATAGCTCCAATTCTACCATTAgaagtgacaggacccgaaccaaattccgctttggaattcgggTCGAACCCTATGCGTGTCTGACAtttggc
The Prunus dulcis chromosome 2, ALMONDv2, whole genome shotgun sequence DNA segment above includes these coding regions:
- the LOC117617142 gene encoding pentatricopeptide repeat-containing protein At2g19280, translating into MFTLLRLLMTGLLSIINVYASQLKLIFRRRSTLRYYSSVNSALSSIILSEDETSTLEDTVAADNGFFLSAKSYPTDFRGINELYCGEDDVCEPVDTGFLFSINERPDEDEMKRLMLILAKRGWNLGCQNGYNIYLNQLNTIELLNDLFEETLDAKLVLYFFKWSECCSGSKHTVRTICRMIHILVSGNLNHRAVDLILRLVRNHGDEESCDSLLEVLYETHSEIRVLETTCSMLVNGYIQEGMVNMALKIACQMKHLNIFPSNGVCNSLLQALLGSKQLELAWDFLEVMRTRGMGLNAAMMSLFINKYCSEGDLESGWKLLLEMKIYGIQPDVVSFTIVINSLCKMSYLNEATALLFKMTQLGISPDPVLLSSIIDGHCKLGQTEVAISILKIFNTPLNIFIYNSFISKLCTDGNMAEASSLFHEMSMLGLLPDCFCYSTIIDGYCKVRDIDRAFQYFGKMLKNGITPCVTTYTSLIDAYCKSGNMEMAEYSFHKMISEGLAPDIVTFNTLMDGFGRKGHLQKVFGLLDMMNSSNVSPDIVTYNTLIHSLVTRGFVIEAKEILFELIKRGFSLDVVTFTNLIDGFSKKGNFEEAFFVWFYMSEHDVKPDVVTCSALLNGYCRERRIEEANVLFHKMLNIGLRPDLILYNTLIHGHCSFGSLDDACTLISMMIEHGIFPNNITHQALVLGFRKKRVMNPVETANLKLQQILLKYGIHVDVDEYLREQPGSCKQLPA